The nucleotide sequence ACGCCACCGCGTTTGTACAACAGCAAATAGCGAAATAAATCGGCTCGGGCTGCGCCATACCTAGGGTTTATGCGTTCGTAATAACCAAGTATTTTAGGTCCATAATTGTCTTTTATGAATTCTACTATATCAGCATCATCATAAATAATGTATTCCCAGCCTGGATTTATTTTTTTTAGATTTTCAACATTGCTCTGTAGCTCAGGCGTCAAATTCTTTGTCATGAACGTCTGGTGAATCACACGCGGAATAGCAGTGCCTTCGTCCAGCAGAGGCAAGTGGGAGTGTTTGCCATTGTATGTGTTAGGAGAATCTGCTGCTTTCGTCATGACTGTTTAAATGAAATTTGATGCGCCTAGCCAATTACTGACCGGCAACGATATTGTAAATCCTATGCAAAGAAAAGACGCAAAAGGAGTAAGAAGCTACACACAGCAGGAAAACATGCTGCGCCTTGTTATTTAGTAACGATGGAGGTGGCTGTTTGTCACAAGGACCACACTACGGTAGCACGCCGCTCGTGGTAGCAGACTCACTGCTTGTGCTACTTGCTAGGAGTAGGACTCACGCGACCAAGTCCTAATTCCTAACAGGCAACAACGGGCTGCTCTAAGTGCCTGAAATCCGACATACACAGCTCCCGACAAGCAATGGTGGTGTTGAGGCTGAGGCACTCATTGCGTCGTTGTCATTGCCAAAGAAGAGCAGCCAAAACGAGGGAGACGCCACTATATGAACGCACTCCGGTCCTGAACCGGGCGTTGGCTAGCCATGGCTCAACTCTTCATATTTCAACGCCCTTTGATGCCGGGGTACAGGTCCTGCACAATGTCGCTTTGCACAAATTCCTTGGTACGAACATTCATCAAACTCAGGCAGCCGCTGTAAGCAGCGCCTTGGTCGAGGTTCCATACGTTGGCTTGCTGATAAGGGACTGTGCTGGCTGGCCAAGTGGGCGTGTGGCCAATAAAGCATTCGTTGTAAGCCGTAGCTTCTAGCCCATACCGCCACAATGTGCGCGACCAAACAAGGTCGTAGGGATCTTGCTCGGCAATAGGGAGGGTGGGGTCATACCCGGCGTGCACGTATAGGTTGCCGGCTTCGTCTTCAAAATAGGGGAGTTGCTGGCAGAAAAAGTCAAGGAAATGATGCCGGATGTACTGGCTCGGATGACGTTGGTAAGCTTCATAAGTGGCCTTTCCGCCTTGGGTGTACCAGCTCCTGTCTAAGTCAAGCAGCTTCGGTTGAGTGGCCATCCATTCGGCTGTCCACCAGTCGTGGTTGCCTTGCAGCCAGATGCTCCCCGGAATAGCTAGCAGCCGCTCTACGCACTGCGGGGTTTCGGGCCAGCCATCGGCTACATCCCCTAAGTGAACAAGCCGGTCGATGCCAGGGCGGAAGGGGCTGCGCTCCAACACTTGCTCTAGAGCTTTGAATGCGCCGTGAATATCGCCAAGAACGTACGTTTCCATGAGCGTACTACGCAGGCAATGCTTGCTTAGGATACTACTGCTGAGCGCGTAACCAGTCCTGTGTGGTTTCTAGCGTGTCGAAGAGATAAATATCCAGCTG is from Hymenobacter tibetensis and encodes:
- a CDS encoding metallophosphoesterase — encoded protein: METYVLGDIHGAFKALEQVLERSPFRPGIDRLVHLGDVADGWPETPQCVERLLAIPGSIWLQGNHDWWTAEWMATQPKLLDLDRSWYTQGGKATYEAYQRHPSQYIRHHFLDFFCQQLPYFEDEAGNLYVHAGYDPTLPIAEQDPYDLVWSRTLWRYGLEATAYNECFIGHTPTWPASTVPYQQANVWNLDQGAAYSGCLSLMNVRTKEFVQSDIVQDLYPGIKGR